Proteins from one Telopea speciosissima isolate NSW1024214 ecotype Mountain lineage chromosome 1, Tspe_v1, whole genome shotgun sequence genomic window:
- the LOC122664634 gene encoding uncharacterized protein LOC122664634: protein MYVTKPLSLYRESPNSLSLPPPEGPNTGYLVIQDEESVETCCFGLCKDPKIREFPFPQNRMLTVKYEEEYGDSSWEKCFHVYFIPVLNQPLSSNKYYVIKARRKHKGEAYTSSTEENMINCCFCKCVKDVKTRALDHQDPYQQFEITHMQHCCTKGYVAKSVAPDGFPPYFLRRREGWEISTSTPLQPPLGEANGLNESFRAQLPKFDFPLSSKTSEHLVIGKWYCPFMFVKEEVKFERSLMFYDMTLEQKWEKIYECDNDLSKNNAVMLDLPVQTEVALLFGKEAVNDDSDVVDGVMWFRSLTNTKGKGSSVGLSLAIIERMKWEQERLCWMGGQQKQVRIERVEEFGEKNGWKKYACYILVERFSLTRMDGSLLLTYEYRHTHQLHSKWE from the exons ATGTATGTGACTAAGCCTCTCTCTTTGTACAGAGAGTCCCCAAACTCTCTCTCACTGCCCCCACCTGAAGGACCCAATACAGGGTATCTAGTGATCCAAGATGAAGAATCTGTTGAAACTTGTTGTTTTGGATTGTGCAAAGACCCCAAGATCAGAGAATTCCCATTCCCTCAAAACAGGATGCTGACAGTCAAATATGAAGAGGAATATGGAGACTCCTCATGGGAGAAATGCTTCCATGTCTACTTCATTCCAGTCCTGAATCAGCCTTTATCATCCAACAAATACTATGTTATAAAAGCTCGAAGGAAACATAAAGG GGAAGCATACACAAGTTCTACAGAGGAGAACATGATAAACTGTTGTTTCTGCAAGTGTGTGAAAGATGTGAAAACAAGAGCTTTGGATCATCAAGATCCATATCAGCAATTTGAAATCACTCATATGCAACATTGCTGTACTAAAGGTTATGTGGCCAAGTCTGTTGCTCCTGATGGGTTTCCACCATACTTCTTAAGGAGACGAGAAGGGTGGGAAATAAGTACTTCAACTCCACTTCAGCCCCCGTTAGGCGAGGCTAATGGCCTCAACGAATCCTTCCGTGCCCAGCTTCCGAAATTCGACTTTCCTCTATCAAGTAAAACTTCTGAGCATTTGGTCATAGGGAAGTGGTACTGTCCTTTTATGTTTGTAAAGGAAGAAGTTAAGTTTGAAAGATCATTAATGTTTTATGATATGACACTTGaacaaaaatgggaaaagattTATGAATGTGATAATGATCTCAGCAAAAACAATGCTGTGATGTTGGATTTGCCTGTTCAGACTGAAGTTGCATTGCTCTTTGGCAAGGAAGCTGTAAACGATGACTCAGATGTAGTTGATGGGGTGATGTGGTTTAGATCTCTTACTAATACAAAAGGAAAAGGCTCTAGTGTGGGATTGAGTTTAGCAATCATAGAGAGGATGAAATGGGAGCAAGAAAGATTGTGTTGGATGGGTGGACAGCAAAAACAGGTGAGGATTGAAAGAGTTGAGGAATTTGGAGAGAAGAATGGGTGGAAAAAGTATGCTTGTTATATATTGGTAGAGAGGTTTTCATTGACAAGAATGGATGGAAGTTTGCTGCTGACTTATGAGTATAGGCATACCCATCAACTTCATAGTAAATGGGAATGA
- the LOC122664612 gene encoding uncharacterized protein LOC122664612 isoform X3, whose product MEMEMELPECPVCLQDYNSDDTVPRVLPCGHSACEACLKQLPLCFSNIIRCPACTQLVKYPEFQGPSALPKNIDLLSFINSQNPKNINPSQSRNVNRSGADAPKRREFFPRLLWSEEFYSNWKDWILPVDSVSVVERGEELLHCCALRGKIESSSSSSASFSTRCWFPEENQLVSLVCVGYSSEPDSEFKLSYDARIMEALNRLKESERTELGLIIRVSLRQRRVCKFYGLWMDSEDGSVFLVCEKFNGDFSKRLSWSMNVAVGGNSDGLTGLEGLNLEANGKITAFAMVGTELCEALMGLHSEGLVSGCLAFSCFSFDEFGHIFVDTNEILVMGRRVRRYISEASRAKGDDHEIESLFANLSDIQSFASPELLFELLNYERITAESGNSGYSIGYGSDIWSLACILVRLLVGDRSTEELFKGFYIILPKVSEENCSGYLSLYKGWMEKVGSVLDMCLGSKFSSLQQILCRCLNFDPAQRPHATEVWRCIRELLINPHSDTVASLDATIVQRNLVHCFILGDMCHLHKETVKDSENQNRDGLLRSDGSSGADVDKVGDEKVGKDLINGLCVGSLNSINLQAHLDCISKLAVGGGFLFSSSYDKMVNVWSLQDFSHLQSLKGHEHRVMAIVFVDANEPLCISADIGGGIFVWSIGISLDQKSLRTWYEPKDWRYSGIHALAISGTQQLYTGSGDKSIKAWSLLDYTLTCTMTGHKATVSSLEVRDGVLYSGSWDGTIRLWSLNDHSPLTVLGDDMQGNVNPVLSLSVDRDMLVASHENGCVKIWRDDVIMKSSQIHSGAIFSLAMDGKWLFMGGWDKIIDVKELSGDELQLDTRPVGSIPCDSVITALLFWEGKLFVGFAGGLIKVYYFDCD is encoded by the exons atggagatggagatggagctGCCAGAGTGCCCAGTTTGTCTTCAAGACTACAACAGCGACGACACCGTCCCTCGTGTGCTCCCTTGCGGCCACTCAGCCTGCGAAGCTTGCCTGAAGCAGTTGCCTCTGTGTTTCTCCAACATCATTCGCTGCCCTGCGTGTACCCAACTCGTCAAATACCCAGAATTTCAAGGCCCTTCTGCCCTTCCCAAGAACATTGACCTCCTGAGCTTCATtaattcccaaaaccctaaaaacattAATCCTTCACAATCACGCAATGTCAATCGATCTGGAGCTGATGCTCCAAAACGTCGCGAGTTCTTTCCTCGCTTGTTATGGTCTGAAGAGTTCTACTCCAATTGGAAGGATTGGATTCTTCCTGTTGACTCCGTTTCGGtggtggagagaggagaggagttGCTTCACTGTTGTGCACTCCGAGGAAAAATTGAGTCTTCGTCTTCGTCTTCTGCTTCATTTTCAACTCGTTGTTGGTTTCCAGAGGAGAATCAGTTGGTAAGTCTTGTTTGCGTTGGGTATTCTTCGGAGCCAGATTCTGAGTTTAAATTAAGCTATGATGCTAGAATTATGGAAGCTCTGAATCGATTGAAGGAGAGTGAGAGAACGGAATTGGGTTTAATTATTAGAGTTTCGCTGAGACAACGTCGGGTGTGTAAGTTTTATGGATTATGGATGGATTCTGAAGATGGGTCTGTCTTTTTGGTCTGTGAAAAATTTAACGGAGATTTTTCAAAAAGATTGAGTTGGTCGATGAATGTAGCTGTTGGTGGAAACTCGGATGGATTAACTGGTCTGGAGGGGCTAAATTTGGAGGCAAATGGTAAAATAACTGCTTTTGCCATGGTTGGTACAGAGCTATGTGAAGCACTGATGGGTTTACATTCAGAAGGATTAGTTAGTGGTTGTTTAGCTTTCTCCTGTTTCAGTTTTGATGAATTTGGTCACATTTTTGTCGATACAAATGAAATTTTAGTGATGGGAAGGAGAGTCAGGAGGTACATATCAGAGGCTTCTCGGGCAAAAGGTGATGATCATGAAATTGAATCACTATTTGCCAATCTATCAGATATACAGTCATTTGCAAGTCCAGAGCTACTGTTTGAACTATTGAACTATGAGCGCATTACTGCTGAGAGTGGCAACTCAGGATATTCAATTGGGTATGGCTCAGACATATGGTCCTTGGCTTGTATTTTGGTCAGGCTTCTTGTGGGAGACCGATCCACAGAAGAGCTATTCAAAGGTTTCTATATCATTTTACCCAAAGTCAGTGAAGAAAACTGTTCTGGATACCTGAGCCTTTACAAGGGTTGGATGGAGAAAGTGGGCTCTGTGCTGGACATGTGTTTGGGTTCAAAATTTTCATCCTTGCAGCAGATTCTCTGCAGATGTTTGAATTTTGACCCAGCGCAACGTCCTCATGCAACTGAAGTATGGAGATGCATTAGAGAATTACTTATAAACCCTCATAGTGATACTGTGGCCAGTCTGGATGCTACAATTGTCCAGAGAAACCTGGTTCATTGCTTCATTCTTGGAGATATGTGTCATTTGCACAAGGAAACTGTCAAAGATTCAGAAAATCAGAACAGAGATGGGTTGCTGAGGAGTGACGGCAGCAGTGGAGCAGATGTTGATAAAGTTGGGGATGAGAAAGTTGGCAAAGATCTTATTAATGGCCTATGTGTTGGTAGTTTAAATTCTATCAATCTGCAAGCTCACCTAGATTGCATATCAAAATTGGCTGTTGGAG gGGGTTTTCTGTTTAGCTCCTCCTATGATAAAATGGTCAATGTGTGGAGCCTGCAG GACTTTTCGCATTTACAATCTTTGAAAGGTCATGAGCACAGGGTAATGGCTATAGTCTTTGTGGATGCAAATGAGCCATTATGCATAAGTGCTGATATTGGAGGTGGTATTTTTGTCTGGAGCATTGGCATCTCTCTTGATCAAAAATCATTAAGGACATGGTATGAGCCTAAGGACTGGCGCTACAGTGGCATTCATGCCTTGGCCATTTCTGGAACTCAACAGCTTTATACTGGCAGTGGTGACAAGTCAATAAAAGCATGGTCATTGCTG GATTACACCCTTACATGTACTATGACTGGTCATAAGGCGACCGTGTCTTCATTGGAAGTACGTGATGGGGTTCTCTACAGTGGCAGCTGGGACGGAACCATTCGTTTATGGTCTCTTAATGATCACAGTCCTCTGACAGTATTGGGGGATGATATGCAAGGAAATGTGAATCCAGTTTTGTCACTTTCTGTAGATCGTGATATGCTTGTTGCTTCTCATGAGAATGGATGTGTGAAG ATATGGAGGGATGATGTGATCATGAAATCTTCTCAAATTCACAGTGGTGCCATATTTTCCCTTGCCATGGATGGAAAATGGCTTTTCATGGGAGGTTGGGATAAGATTATTGATGTAAAG GAGTTATCAGGTGACGAGCTTCAATTAGATACCAGACCTGTTGGGTCTATTCCTTGTGATTCTGTGATAACAGCTTTGTTGTTCTGGGAAGGGAAACTTTTTGTAGGGTTTGCAGGTGGTCTTATCAAG GTCTATTATTTCGACTGTGATTGA